Genomic segment of Anguilla rostrata isolate EN2019 chromosome 13, ASM1855537v3, whole genome shotgun sequence:
GGAAGTGAGTGGCCTGAGTAAAGAGCAGCAGCCAAACAGCTAGCggatatgtaatgtaatgtatatcaAACAATTCAGAAATACTCTTCTGGGTATCTTGGAGCACTTGGGAGTCCATACTCATTGCAGAGTCCGGGGGTGGTGAGGTGACAATACAAAGCTGTCCATTTCAAAACTGGTGTCATGCTGTCCTGAATAACCCGTGATCCTGCTGATACAAATTGATAGAGAGGCTCATTAGCGTTTGCCTGTAAGGGTCCGATGGggatagtttctttttttccatgttaGTTGTTTATCATTGTCGCCGTTAGCTGAGTCTTTCCACTGGGGTCGTTCCCATGGTATTTTACCTCCTGAGGCTGaagcaaatctttttttcccccactgttgTTCGTATTAGAGGTAAAAgggtgctaacgtgctaacgtgcagCCTCGcttgctgtcccccccccctctcctgcagTGACCACGAGGCCAGCGGAAAACAGCGGGTTCGGGCCCGGGGGCAGCTGGGGGCTGGTGGACCTGGTGGCGGTGATCGTGGGGCTCTTCCTGTTCTGCGTGCTCCTGCTGGTGGGCGTCTTCCTGTTCCAGCAGCACCAGCGCACCTACAGCCACCGGCAGCGCCTGGAGGTGGAGGACCCCTCCTGCGACCACCTGTACCTGCCCAAGGACAGCACCCTGCAGGACCTCATCTTCGACCTGTCCACCTCCGGATCCGGCTCTGGTACggacctccccctccccttaaGGAGCGGATCgacacacaaattaaactgaCCTCATGCGGTGAAATTTTACTTGGCGCTTTTCGCGATGCCTTGTTTAATGTTGTAGTCCGTTTTGTGACTTAACTCATCACGCTTAAATTGATAATGACATCCGTCACAAAGGAGCATTTGATTTTAAAGTGCCACTTAGGCTTCACAATGGTGCTTGTCATTTCCCAGAGGCCTTTTTCAAGACGACAACAAAGTCTGTCAATCAAATCTATTTGGCAGGATCTGCCATGCAGGGATAATCTGCTTGTACAATGTGCTCAGTTTGCTATTTTTGCCTTGGTAGTTTGCACAACGGAACAGCAGGCAGAATTTACATGCCTTATTTAGAGTTCAGTTCACTGCTTTGAAGTTTGACTTGGGGAATTTTTGTACTTTGGGAATTTTCAAGTGTTGGTAACAATGTGGCCAGCCTTAGCTAGGCATTAGCTTCTTCGCCACAACCGAACACTGCAGTACAACACAGCATGGTAGCGAAGTACTGACTTAGAACCCCAGAATTTCATTCAGAAACTCGCTACGTTGCTGTACTGCAGTGTTGTGTTGAAGAAACAAATGCCTAGCTAAGCCAAATAAAACACGCATTAAGCCTTGTATAAAAAGTACAATTATATTCAACTGAATATTAAACTTACAGCTGATCGTTAATTAAGCCAGCAAGCCTGCCAATTCAACATCTACCTACTATATGTGGCCTGGTGGTGGGTATTCAAAGTTGCAAGCCCTGAAGTCTGTGTGGCTGGTGGAAAGTAAGAGTTTGTTTGCTAGGTTTAAAGTGATgtctttttgtatgtttgtgggcCATATCATGGGGAGTTTTGGGGTTGTTGTCCTGTATATAATGAAACCAGTTAAATTGGTATTTACCAGAACACTGTTGAactcaaatacaaattacattacTGGACACTTAAGAATTCTaccattcaaattaaaatcccTCTTCCATAGCAATAATTTAAGTGTTTCACCCCACACAGTGTTACCTGTTGGAATGGAAGTAAGAGGGTATAGACACCAGCTGCAGTAATCAAGTGCATTAAGGGATTAAAGGACCTCTATTTCTGTCAAGTTGGCTGCCATTGTCGGTCTTGGTATGGACTCCTTAACCTACAATTGGCCATAAATGGAAGTTTTCCATATGGTGATTGATCGAGTCTCATAGGCTGGACCAAcagttctttgtctctgaaaactatataaactcatGTACTGAGCCTAATATTTTTGCTTCCTGACCAGTcgttttattaaaacatcaaaAGGAGCTCCTGACTAATCATTTTTGTCAAGAAATTCCAACAATACAAGTGGAGAGATGGATCCCAATGTACATATACTTTTCCAATTGAACAGGAACGGAGTTATTACCAAATTCATCATCGGGGTCATCTAACTTTTAGGAGCACAGTCTTATCGCAGgataatacatatataatgcTGTGAGCAACTATATTATCATCTGCAAATAGCTAAAATACcatattttactttttgggTGAATTTTTTCTTCAGTGAGTTTACAGTGACCATGTACTGGTCCTCAAGTCAGTCCTGAACCAACCACATTCCTCCCCCAGGGCTGCCCCTCTTCGTGCAGCGGACGGTCGCCCGCACCATCGTCCTGCAGGAGATCATCGGGAAGGGGCGCTTCGGAGAGGTGTGGCGGGGGAAGTGGCGCGGGGGCGACGTGGCCGTGAAAATCTTCTCATCCCGCGAGGAGCGCTCCTGGTTCCGCGAGGCTGAGATCTACCAGACCATAATGCTCCGCCACGAGAACATCCTGGGCTTCATCGCCGCCGACAACAAGGGTGAGCGCCGCTGCTGCCGCTTAAACTGCGGACACAAAAGGTTTCCACAAGTCCTGCCCGTCAATCTTGTTCCAGTTCGGTCAGCCGATTGGATTGGATGTtggtctgtttctgtttctccaaTGGTCTGTTCCTGCCCCCGCCCCTTTTCCTCTCCCCCACGCCTCCCTCAGATAACGGCACCTGGACGCAGCTGTGGCTGGTGTCGGACTACCACGAGCACGGCTCCCTCTTCGACTACCTGAACCGCTACTCCGTCACCATCGAGGGCATGATCAAGCTGGCACTGTCAGCCGCCAGCGGCCTGGCCCACCTGCACATGGAGATCCTCGGCACAcagggtgagggggcggagtctcatCACATACAGGCTCTGCAGCGGACAGAGTCTTCATTTATTGGCTTTACTAGGGTGGATTCTGCTCATTTATTGACCTTACTGGGAGCAGTGTGCTTTAGACTTTACAGCGGGTGGAGTCACCTTTACAGCTTTCACAGCACAATGATTCTCACAATTACCGAAGAGAAAGTACAATTGCTGTAGCTGCAATACCAACGCATACAATGTGTTACtacttatgaaaaataattaacaaaaatgtatattacacAGCAATTTACAAAGCAGCTGAGGCACGCCAGCCTTTGTTTAagtaactgtaaaaaaacaaaaaaaaaaaacaagggctaAAGGGTTATTGTTAAAAACAATAGGCTAAAGGTAGAGGTCTACACGGACATGAAATTGAAGCCTGAACCCAGACCATACTCGAGACCTTTATACCACAGCCAACCAAGCCTGACTGGTtgggtgtgccaaatttgaaaacCGAACCCGACACGAAACCGAAATCGCTTACAGACGCGGATTTACAATGCTTTGCTCAGCTGCTAAGTGCTTGAGTTATAGTAATAATTATCAAACTGCAAGtggctatattttatttccattagcAAACACAGTAGCTTACCCAGGCACGGCGGCCCATCAGCACAGCAGTGTGACTGACTAATAAACGGTTAATGGCGATCAGGCACTGTAGGCTACACATCCAGTTTTTGTCAGCTGGCTTACCAGACCCGTATGCTTCAGCAAATAAAGTTTCTGCTATTACTTGGACGGTATCTCTACGTTTGGTGGGGTCAATCTTCGTGCTATCATTGGAAGCAAAtgttaaaaacaatacatttatatcaaacaaaaatatccGTTATCTGTACCACGTGAACATTAACCACCAAATTTTATGTGACAGCAAATTGTATACTTGTATAACCATCATAAGTTTAATTCAATCGTTTTCTCATGATTCCACAAATCTGTGTTTTCAAATTGATGCGCCATGTTTTGATCTACAAAGTGTAGcctacagtaggctacttcagCCAACGTTAGCCGGAATTCGCCGGCAATTCCTTTCCATTTGCCAGTCAAAACCAAGTCTCCACTCTCCAGACCCCGCCACATAACGGTCGTTAATGACACAACTTACAAACAACTAGATAGAGCGTGGTAGTTATCCATGTATTGCTAAAAATGCAGGTAGGCCTAGCTGCATCACTAGAAAGCGAACGAGCAAGTGCATATGCAGCCGGTAGGTCGACATGGCCTAATTGTAGCCTCCTGGAGATATAGGTTGACCACAGAACAGGGCTTCCTTTGCAAAATGAACATCTTTACGGTCTACGTTCATTTaatagtataaaaataaaaccaaaaccgAGAAGCGTAATAGAGGTCTTCATATATTAAGTTACTCACAAGTCTGAAGAGAGGATAATCGATGTCAGTTTGGGAAGGGCGAAATGGTGGTGGCACCGTCGGAACCCGCAGACTTGGCAATGATCCTGATTAAACCTCCAGGGACGACTGCTGATGAGTCCGATTGCAGCTAAACAATGCTATGCGTATTTGATTAAAATTAGACTTCATGGAGACTCGCTAtgtctgaaagaaaaaacaggcaaCAGGCTACATATTTCCGTAAATTCTTCCACACGCCGTTCATTCTCCTTCTTTCGCAGTCAAACAGTTAAACAGTTTTGTTATTATCGTTACCTTGAAGACACACCCAGAAAATAGTAGATTGGACAGTCAATTAAAGATGCTGATAAAAAAAGACTGATTGgccaaataatttcatattaaaattaGGCTAGTATTGGGCGGGTTTTAGTTGCAATTAAatccaataaaataacattttgactaGCTTTGCGGCCCACTGTGATATAGCATTCATTTGTAAggtaaaaaataactttatattacaaataaactttaaaatatgtaaattcaGCAAACAGTCATACAATCATGGAATGTCTCATCCGTAGTATAGTTGGCTACTTTTCCAAAAATTTGTCTGGCTGCACTGTAGACTATCTGAATTTTATGTTGCTTTattcttacatttattattattattttatttattttttattttgtatttcatttttgttttttacaaaatCGTTATTTTTTCTGATcttttaaacactgaaattttattttaagattattttatttttattacagccTAAAGTTACAATGTCCTGTTGTCAGCTGGAGATTTGAACACtagttttaatgtattttgtatttttttattacggTCTtagctgtactgtacataaatctgaacattttcacaggggccctcaaaaatgAGATGTTTCACCTCAAGGGCTTTTCCCTTAccatacaattaaaaataaataaaacaaacatcgGTCGTTGGAATCTGGGCAGTATCCgtacacaggaagcaggaagtctGCAACATTGGGGCCACTGAACAGTATACAGTTCATTGATTGGGACCCAATAGGCTTTGTCGTGGCACAGGTTTCACTGGGGAAATTCAAGCcgttctctctgtgctgtgcagggAAGCCAGGCATCGCTCACCGCGACCTCAAGTCCAAGAACATTCTGGTGAAGAAGAACAGCGTGTGCGCCATCGCCGACCTGGGACTGGCCGTACGGCACGAGTCCGTCACTGACACCATCGACATCGCCCCCAACCAGCGCGTGGGAACAAAGAGGTACATACCT
This window contains:
- the LOC135237569 gene encoding activin receptor type-1B-like; this translates as MQCDGSFANMANKRTSLTLLVLVGLLAICDALRCNCTECTTTGYQCVTDGACMASTSFINGQEHRFRVCIPRDRLVPPGQPFYCLSAEGLLNTHCCYTDYCNSVSLTTPTVTTRPAENSGFGPGGSWGLVDLVAVIVGLFLFCVLLLVGVFLFQQHQRTYSHRQRLEVEDPSCDHLYLPKDSTLQDLIFDLSTSGSGSGLPLFVQRTVARTIVLQEIIGKGRFGEVWRGKWRGGDVAVKIFSSREERSWFREAEIYQTIMLRHENILGFIAADNKDNGTWTQLWLVSDYHEHGSLFDYLNRYSVTIEGMIKLALSAASGLAHLHMEILGTQGKPGIAHRDLKSKNILVKKNSVCAIADLGLAVRHESVTDTIDIAPNQRVGTKRYMAPEVLDETINMRHFDSFKCADIYALGLVYWEIARRCNAGGVHEEYQLPYYDLVPSDPSIEEMRKVVCEQKLRPNVPNWWQSYEALRVMGKIMRECWHGNGAARLTALRIKKTLSQLSVQEDIKV